One genomic window of Arachis hypogaea cultivar Tifrunner chromosome 8, arahy.Tifrunner.gnm2.J5K5, whole genome shotgun sequence includes the following:
- the LOC112707553 gene encoding chlorophyll(ide) b reductase NOL, chloroplastic isoform X3, giving the protein MASTTVSSSFNFPSPTLSSHRHNNPLRFSPFSVNGFSYPTVASRQNTCMSRGTLRCALKNPTSRAFSAAASLNREPMVPPYNVLITGSTKGIGYALAKEFLKAGDNVIICSRSSDERVETAVKSLKVEFGEQHVWGSKCDVRNAEDVKNLVSFSQEKLGYIDIWINNAGSNAYSYKPLAEASDEDLIEVVTTNTLGLMICCREAIKMMASQPRGGHIFNIDGAGSDGRPTPRFAAYGATKRSVVHLTKSLQAELQMQDVKNPGMVTTDLLMSGANTKQAKFFINVLAEPAEVVAEYLVPNIRSIPTNGSMKPTYIRFLTGLKAYSQIFSRLAFGARRNRYILEE; this is encoded by the exons ATGGCTTCCACTACCGTTTCCTCATCCTTCAACTTCCCATCTCCAACCCTTTCTTCACATCGCCATAATAACCCACTTCGGTTCTCTCCCTTCTCAGTTAACGGTTTCAGTTACCCAACCGTTGCTTCCCGCCAAAACACCTGCATGTCACGTGGCACCCTCCGCTGCGCTCTCAAAAATCCAACCTCTCGTGCCTTCAGTGCAGCGGCCTCGCTCAATAGAGAACCAATGGTTCCTCCTTACAACGTTTTGATAACTGGCTCAACCAAAG GAATAGGGTATGCATTGGCAAAGGAGTTTCTTAAAGCTGGAGACAATGTCATAATTTGCTCAAGATCAT CAGATGAAAGGGTTGAGACTGCTGTGAAGAGCCTGAAAGTAGAATTTGGGGAACAGCATGTGTGG GGATCTAAATGCGATGTCAGAAATGCAGAAGATGTCAAGAACTTAGTTTCATTTTCTCAAGAAAAGCTGGGATACATTGACATATGG ATTAATAATGCTGGATCAAATGCATATAGCTATAAGCCGCTTGCTGAGGCCTCAGATGAAGATCTTAT TGAGGTGGTTACAACAAACACACTCGGTTTGATGATATGTTGCCGAGAG GCAATAAAGATGATGGCAAGCCAGCCTCGCGGAGGCCATATTTTCAATATTGATGGTGCAGGCTCAGATGGTAGACCAACTCCAAG GTTTGCTGCATATGGAGCAACCAAGAGAAGTGTGGTGCATCTGACAAAATCTTTACAA GCAGAATTGCAGATGCAAGATGTAAAAAAT CCAGGAATGGTCACAACGGATCTTCTCATGTCTGGTGCTAATACAAAGCAG GCAAAGTTTTTCATCAATGTCTTGGCTGAACCGGCCGAAGTG GTTGCTGAATACTTAGTTCCAAACATTAGATCTATACCTACCAATGGATCAATGAAGCCAACATACATCCGGTTCCTCACTGGTTTGAAAGCGTATTCCCAAATATTTTCA AGACTAGCATTTGGGGCAAGAAGGAACAGGTATATTCTTGAAGAATGA
- the LOC112707553 gene encoding chlorophyll(ide) b reductase NOL, chloroplastic isoform X4 gives MASTTVSSSFNFPSPTLSSHRHNNPLRFSPFSVNGFSYPTVASRQNTCMSRGTLRCALKNPTSRAFSAAASLNREPMVPPYNVLITGSTKGIGYALAKEFLKAGDNVIICSRSYERVETAVKSLKVEFGEQHVWGSKCDVRNAEDVKNLVSFSQEKLGYIDIWINNAGSNAYSYKPLAEASDEDLIEVVTTNTLGLMICCREAIKMMASQPRGGHIFNIDGAGSDGRPTPRFAAYGATKRSVVHLTKSLQAELQMQDVKNPGMVTTDLLMSGANTKQAKFFINVLAEPAEVVAEYLVPNIRSIPTNGSMKPTYIRFLTGLKAYSQIFSRLAFGARRNRYILEE, from the exons ATGGCTTCCACTACCGTTTCCTCATCCTTCAACTTCCCATCTCCAACCCTTTCTTCACATCGCCATAATAACCCACTTCGGTTCTCTCCCTTCTCAGTTAACGGTTTCAGTTACCCAACCGTTGCTTCCCGCCAAAACACCTGCATGTCACGTGGCACCCTCCGCTGCGCTCTCAAAAATCCAACCTCTCGTGCCTTCAGTGCAGCGGCCTCGCTCAATAGAGAACCAATGGTTCCTCCTTACAACGTTTTGATAACTGGCTCAACCAAAG GAATAGGGTATGCATTGGCAAAGGAGTTTCTTAAAGCTGGAGACAATGTCATAATTTGCTCAAGATCAT ATGAAAGGGTTGAGACTGCTGTGAAGAGCCTGAAAGTAGAATTTGGGGAACAGCATGTGTGG GGATCTAAATGCGATGTCAGAAATGCAGAAGATGTCAAGAACTTAGTTTCATTTTCTCAAGAAAAGCTGGGATACATTGACATATGG ATTAATAATGCTGGATCAAATGCATATAGCTATAAGCCGCTTGCTGAGGCCTCAGATGAAGATCTTAT TGAGGTGGTTACAACAAACACACTCGGTTTGATGATATGTTGCCGAGAG GCAATAAAGATGATGGCAAGCCAGCCTCGCGGAGGCCATATTTTCAATATTGATGGTGCAGGCTCAGATGGTAGACCAACTCCAAG GTTTGCTGCATATGGAGCAACCAAGAGAAGTGTGGTGCATCTGACAAAATCTTTACAA GCAGAATTGCAGATGCAAGATGTAAAAAAT CCAGGAATGGTCACAACGGATCTTCTCATGTCTGGTGCTAATACAAAGCAG GCAAAGTTTTTCATCAATGTCTTGGCTGAACCGGCCGAAGTG GTTGCTGAATACTTAGTTCCAAACATTAGATCTATACCTACCAATGGATCAATGAAGCCAACATACATCCGGTTCCTCACTGGTTTGAAAGCGTATTCCCAAATATTTTCA AGACTAGCATTTGGGGCAAGAAGGAACAGGTATATTCTTGAAGAATGA
- the LOC112707553 gene encoding chlorophyll(ide) b reductase NOL, chloroplastic isoform X2 — MASTTVSSSFNFPSPTLSSHRHNNPLRFSPFSVNGFSYPTVASRQNTCMSRGTLRCALKNPTSRAFSAAASLNREPMVPPYNVLITGSTKGIGYALAKEFLKAGDNVIICSRSYERVETAVKSLKVEFGEQHVWGSKCDVRNAEDVKNLVSFSQEKLGYIDIWINNAGSNAYSYKPLAEASDEDLIEVVTTNTLGLMICCREAIKMMASQPRGGHIFNIDGAGSDGRPTPRFAAYGATKRSVVHLTKSLQAELQMQDVKNVMVHNLSPGMVTTDLLMSGANTKQAKFFINVLAEPAEVVAEYLVPNIRSIPTNGSMKPTYIRFLTGLKAYSQIFSRLAFGARRNRYILEE, encoded by the exons ATGGCTTCCACTACCGTTTCCTCATCCTTCAACTTCCCATCTCCAACCCTTTCTTCACATCGCCATAATAACCCACTTCGGTTCTCTCCCTTCTCAGTTAACGGTTTCAGTTACCCAACCGTTGCTTCCCGCCAAAACACCTGCATGTCACGTGGCACCCTCCGCTGCGCTCTCAAAAATCCAACCTCTCGTGCCTTCAGTGCAGCGGCCTCGCTCAATAGAGAACCAATGGTTCCTCCTTACAACGTTTTGATAACTGGCTCAACCAAAG GAATAGGGTATGCATTGGCAAAGGAGTTTCTTAAAGCTGGAGACAATGTCATAATTTGCTCAAGATCAT ATGAAAGGGTTGAGACTGCTGTGAAGAGCCTGAAAGTAGAATTTGGGGAACAGCATGTGTGG GGATCTAAATGCGATGTCAGAAATGCAGAAGATGTCAAGAACTTAGTTTCATTTTCTCAAGAAAAGCTGGGATACATTGACATATGG ATTAATAATGCTGGATCAAATGCATATAGCTATAAGCCGCTTGCTGAGGCCTCAGATGAAGATCTTAT TGAGGTGGTTACAACAAACACACTCGGTTTGATGATATGTTGCCGAGAG GCAATAAAGATGATGGCAAGCCAGCCTCGCGGAGGCCATATTTTCAATATTGATGGTGCAGGCTCAGATGGTAGACCAACTCCAAG GTTTGCTGCATATGGAGCAACCAAGAGAAGTGTGGTGCATCTGACAAAATCTTTACAA GCAGAATTGCAGATGCAAGATGTAAAAAATGTAATGGTGCATAACCTTTCC CCAGGAATGGTCACAACGGATCTTCTCATGTCTGGTGCTAATACAAAGCAG GCAAAGTTTTTCATCAATGTCTTGGCTGAACCGGCCGAAGTG GTTGCTGAATACTTAGTTCCAAACATTAGATCTATACCTACCAATGGATCAATGAAGCCAACATACATCCGGTTCCTCACTGGTTTGAAAGCGTATTCCCAAATATTTTCA AGACTAGCATTTGGGGCAAGAAGGAACAGGTATATTCTTGAAGAATGA
- the LOC112707553 gene encoding chlorophyll(ide) b reductase NOL, chloroplastic isoform X5 → MASTTVSSSFNFPSPTLSSHRHNNPLRFSPFSVNGFSYPTVASRQNTCMSRGTLRCALKNPTSRAFSAAASLNREPMVPPYNVLITGSTKGIGYALAKEFLKAGDNVIICSRSSDERVETAVKSLKVEFGEQHVWGSKCDVRNAEDVKNLVSFSQEKLGYIDIWINNAGSNAYSYKPLAEASDEDLIEVVTTNTLGLMICCREAIKMMASQPRGGHIFNIDGAGSDGRPTPRFAAYGATKRSVVHLTKSLQPGMVTTDLLMSGANTKQAKFFINVLAEPAEVVAEYLVPNIRSIPTNGSMKPTYIRFLTGLKAYSQIFSRLAFGARRNRYILEE, encoded by the exons ATGGCTTCCACTACCGTTTCCTCATCCTTCAACTTCCCATCTCCAACCCTTTCTTCACATCGCCATAATAACCCACTTCGGTTCTCTCCCTTCTCAGTTAACGGTTTCAGTTACCCAACCGTTGCTTCCCGCCAAAACACCTGCATGTCACGTGGCACCCTCCGCTGCGCTCTCAAAAATCCAACCTCTCGTGCCTTCAGTGCAGCGGCCTCGCTCAATAGAGAACCAATGGTTCCTCCTTACAACGTTTTGATAACTGGCTCAACCAAAG GAATAGGGTATGCATTGGCAAAGGAGTTTCTTAAAGCTGGAGACAATGTCATAATTTGCTCAAGATCAT CAGATGAAAGGGTTGAGACTGCTGTGAAGAGCCTGAAAGTAGAATTTGGGGAACAGCATGTGTGG GGATCTAAATGCGATGTCAGAAATGCAGAAGATGTCAAGAACTTAGTTTCATTTTCTCAAGAAAAGCTGGGATACATTGACATATGG ATTAATAATGCTGGATCAAATGCATATAGCTATAAGCCGCTTGCTGAGGCCTCAGATGAAGATCTTAT TGAGGTGGTTACAACAAACACACTCGGTTTGATGATATGTTGCCGAGAG GCAATAAAGATGATGGCAAGCCAGCCTCGCGGAGGCCATATTTTCAATATTGATGGTGCAGGCTCAGATGGTAGACCAACTCCAAG GTTTGCTGCATATGGAGCAACCAAGAGAAGTGTGGTGCATCTGACAAAATCTTTACAA CCAGGAATGGTCACAACGGATCTTCTCATGTCTGGTGCTAATACAAAGCAG GCAAAGTTTTTCATCAATGTCTTGGCTGAACCGGCCGAAGTG GTTGCTGAATACTTAGTTCCAAACATTAGATCTATACCTACCAATGGATCAATGAAGCCAACATACATCCGGTTCCTCACTGGTTTGAAAGCGTATTCCCAAATATTTTCA AGACTAGCATTTGGGGCAAGAAGGAACAGGTATATTCTTGAAGAATGA
- the LOC112707553 gene encoding chlorophyll(ide) b reductase NOL, chloroplastic isoform X6, with protein MASTTVSSSFNFPSPTLSSHRHNNPLRFSPFSVNGFSYPTVASRQNTCMSRGTLRCALKNPTSRAFSAAASLNREPMVPPYNVLITGSTKGIGYALAKEFLKAGDNVIICSRSYERVETAVKSLKVEFGEQHVWGSKCDVRNAEDVKNLVSFSQEKLGYIDIWINNAGSNAYSYKPLAEASDEDLIEVVTTNTLGLMICCREAIKMMASQPRGGHIFNIDGAGSDGRPTPRFAAYGATKRSVVHLTKSLQPGMVTTDLLMSGANTKQAKFFINVLAEPAEVVAEYLVPNIRSIPTNGSMKPTYIRFLTGLKAYSQIFSRLAFGARRNRYILEE; from the exons ATGGCTTCCACTACCGTTTCCTCATCCTTCAACTTCCCATCTCCAACCCTTTCTTCACATCGCCATAATAACCCACTTCGGTTCTCTCCCTTCTCAGTTAACGGTTTCAGTTACCCAACCGTTGCTTCCCGCCAAAACACCTGCATGTCACGTGGCACCCTCCGCTGCGCTCTCAAAAATCCAACCTCTCGTGCCTTCAGTGCAGCGGCCTCGCTCAATAGAGAACCAATGGTTCCTCCTTACAACGTTTTGATAACTGGCTCAACCAAAG GAATAGGGTATGCATTGGCAAAGGAGTTTCTTAAAGCTGGAGACAATGTCATAATTTGCTCAAGATCAT ATGAAAGGGTTGAGACTGCTGTGAAGAGCCTGAAAGTAGAATTTGGGGAACAGCATGTGTGG GGATCTAAATGCGATGTCAGAAATGCAGAAGATGTCAAGAACTTAGTTTCATTTTCTCAAGAAAAGCTGGGATACATTGACATATGG ATTAATAATGCTGGATCAAATGCATATAGCTATAAGCCGCTTGCTGAGGCCTCAGATGAAGATCTTAT TGAGGTGGTTACAACAAACACACTCGGTTTGATGATATGTTGCCGAGAG GCAATAAAGATGATGGCAAGCCAGCCTCGCGGAGGCCATATTTTCAATATTGATGGTGCAGGCTCAGATGGTAGACCAACTCCAAG GTTTGCTGCATATGGAGCAACCAAGAGAAGTGTGGTGCATCTGACAAAATCTTTACAA CCAGGAATGGTCACAACGGATCTTCTCATGTCTGGTGCTAATACAAAGCAG GCAAAGTTTTTCATCAATGTCTTGGCTGAACCGGCCGAAGTG GTTGCTGAATACTTAGTTCCAAACATTAGATCTATACCTACCAATGGATCAATGAAGCCAACATACATCCGGTTCCTCACTGGTTTGAAAGCGTATTCCCAAATATTTTCA AGACTAGCATTTGGGGCAAGAAGGAACAGGTATATTCTTGAAGAATGA
- the LOC112707553 gene encoding chlorophyll(ide) b reductase NOL, chloroplastic isoform X1 — protein MASTTVSSSFNFPSPTLSSHRHNNPLRFSPFSVNGFSYPTVASRQNTCMSRGTLRCALKNPTSRAFSAAASLNREPMVPPYNVLITGSTKGIGYALAKEFLKAGDNVIICSRSSDERVETAVKSLKVEFGEQHVWGSKCDVRNAEDVKNLVSFSQEKLGYIDIWINNAGSNAYSYKPLAEASDEDLIEVVTTNTLGLMICCREAIKMMASQPRGGHIFNIDGAGSDGRPTPRFAAYGATKRSVVHLTKSLQAELQMQDVKNVMVHNLSPGMVTTDLLMSGANTKQAKFFINVLAEPAEVVAEYLVPNIRSIPTNGSMKPTYIRFLTGLKAYSQIFSRLAFGARRNRYILEE, from the exons ATGGCTTCCACTACCGTTTCCTCATCCTTCAACTTCCCATCTCCAACCCTTTCTTCACATCGCCATAATAACCCACTTCGGTTCTCTCCCTTCTCAGTTAACGGTTTCAGTTACCCAACCGTTGCTTCCCGCCAAAACACCTGCATGTCACGTGGCACCCTCCGCTGCGCTCTCAAAAATCCAACCTCTCGTGCCTTCAGTGCAGCGGCCTCGCTCAATAGAGAACCAATGGTTCCTCCTTACAACGTTTTGATAACTGGCTCAACCAAAG GAATAGGGTATGCATTGGCAAAGGAGTTTCTTAAAGCTGGAGACAATGTCATAATTTGCTCAAGATCAT CAGATGAAAGGGTTGAGACTGCTGTGAAGAGCCTGAAAGTAGAATTTGGGGAACAGCATGTGTGG GGATCTAAATGCGATGTCAGAAATGCAGAAGATGTCAAGAACTTAGTTTCATTTTCTCAAGAAAAGCTGGGATACATTGACATATGG ATTAATAATGCTGGATCAAATGCATATAGCTATAAGCCGCTTGCTGAGGCCTCAGATGAAGATCTTAT TGAGGTGGTTACAACAAACACACTCGGTTTGATGATATGTTGCCGAGAG GCAATAAAGATGATGGCAAGCCAGCCTCGCGGAGGCCATATTTTCAATATTGATGGTGCAGGCTCAGATGGTAGACCAACTCCAAG GTTTGCTGCATATGGAGCAACCAAGAGAAGTGTGGTGCATCTGACAAAATCTTTACAA GCAGAATTGCAGATGCAAGATGTAAAAAATGTAATGGTGCATAACCTTTCC CCAGGAATGGTCACAACGGATCTTCTCATGTCTGGTGCTAATACAAAGCAG GCAAAGTTTTTCATCAATGTCTTGGCTGAACCGGCCGAAGTG GTTGCTGAATACTTAGTTCCAAACATTAGATCTATACCTACCAATGGATCAATGAAGCCAACATACATCCGGTTCCTCACTGGTTTGAAAGCGTATTCCCAAATATTTTCA AGACTAGCATTTGGGGCAAGAAGGAACAGGTATATTCTTGAAGAATGA